Proteins encoded in a region of the Pirellulaceae bacterium genome:
- a CDS encoding FAD-dependent oxidoreductase, whose amino-acid sequence MPEHVVIIGSGPAGWSAAIYAARASLKPLLFEGTAKPEMIPLGQLAFTTEVENFAGFPAGNIRAFVESAVDKDRHYNLPPVPEGHSQDDQPHYAVQGVELMELMKQQALNFGTRVIGDDIVNVDLSQRPLRVIPSNGDPIETETIIIATGARANYLGLPSEEAFKNLGVSACAVCDGALPRFRNAPVVVIGGGDSAVEEASYLAKYASVVYLVHRRDELRASKIMQQRAFDDPKIEILWNSAVEEVLGNDTDGMTALRLRSTQDDSLKEYEAKGMFLAIGHTPNTNFLVDKLEMNSSGYITWTQPFRTNTSVEGVFAAGDVADDNYRQAITSAGTGCMAALDAERYLAAKGL is encoded by the coding sequence AACCAGAGATGATTCCACTGGGCCAACTGGCGTTCACGACCGAAGTCGAAAACTTTGCGGGCTTCCCCGCCGGCAACATCCGAGCCTTCGTGGAGAGCGCCGTCGATAAAGACCGGCACTACAATCTGCCACCTGTGCCCGAAGGGCACAGCCAGGATGACCAGCCACATTACGCCGTGCAAGGCGTTGAGCTGATGGAATTGATGAAACAGCAGGCTTTGAATTTTGGCACGCGAGTAATCGGGGATGACATTGTTAACGTTGATCTTTCTCAACGTCCCCTGCGAGTGATTCCCAGCAATGGCGATCCGATCGAGACAGAAACAATCATTATCGCAACCGGCGCCCGGGCCAATTATCTCGGTCTGCCGTCGGAGGAAGCATTCAAGAATCTGGGAGTGAGTGCCTGTGCGGTCTGCGATGGAGCTCTACCACGATTCCGCAACGCTCCCGTCGTCGTGATTGGCGGGGGTGATTCCGCAGTGGAAGAAGCGAGCTATTTGGCCAAATACGCCTCCGTGGTCTACCTCGTGCATCGCCGTGATGAGCTACGAGCTTCCAAGATCATGCAACAAAGAGCATTTGACGATCCCAAGATCGAAATCCTTTGGAACAGCGCTGTCGAGGAAGTCCTCGGAAATGACACCGACGGCATGACGGCGCTGCGACTGCGTAGCACGCAAGACGACTCGCTGAAAGAATACGAAGCCAAGGGCATGTTCTTAGCGATTGGACACACACCCAACACGAATTTTCTAGTCGATAAACTGGAGATGAATTCCAGCGGCTATATCACGTGGACGCAACCCTTCCGCACCAACACGAGTGTCGAGGGTGTATTCGCCGCCGGCGACGTTGCTGATGACAACTACCGACAAGCGATCACGTCGGCGGGTACAGGCTGCATGGCCGCTTTAGACGCCGAACGATACCTGGCAGCCAAGGGGCTCTGA
- the asnS gene encoding asparagine--tRNA ligase, whose product MDTISVAVARQTDSIGKQVRLQGWVRTRRDSKAGFSFVELNDGSCLANIQAICDADLPNYEAEIKKLSAGCSVSITGEVKESGGKGQATELLAQTVTVHGWSDPQEFPLQKKRHSFEKLREWAHLRPRTNAFGAVARVRNCICNSIHQFFQEHGFLYVHTPVITASDCEGAGEMFRVTTLDLENVPRQDGRIDYSKDFFDRPAYLTVSGQLEAEIFATALGKVYTFGPTFRAENSNTSRHLAEFWMIEPEMAFYELPENMQLAEDFLKRIASDVLSKCGEDMEFFNQRIDDTVLSTLQKIIDSDFERLTYTAAIELLEKSGKKFDFPVNWGTDLQSEHERFLTEEHFHGPVILYDYPRSIKPFYMKVNDDDRTVRAMDVLVPRVGEIIGGSQREDRLDVLEARMREQGLTPEDYWWYLDLRRFGTVPHSGFGLGLERVIQFATGMTNIRDVIPFPRTPGSADF is encoded by the coding sequence ATGGATACAATCTCAGTTGCTGTAGCCCGCCAAACGGATTCGATCGGTAAACAGGTCAGACTGCAAGGTTGGGTCCGCACACGACGTGACTCGAAAGCTGGCTTCAGTTTCGTCGAGCTAAATGACGGGAGTTGTTTGGCCAACATCCAAGCCATCTGCGATGCCGACTTGCCCAACTACGAAGCTGAAATCAAGAAGCTTTCGGCAGGCTGTAGTGTTTCGATAACAGGCGAAGTCAAGGAATCGGGCGGGAAGGGCCAAGCGACGGAGTTGTTAGCTCAAACAGTCACCGTTCATGGCTGGTCAGACCCGCAAGAATTTCCGCTCCAAAAGAAACGACATTCGTTTGAAAAGCTACGTGAATGGGCCCATCTGCGCCCCCGCACAAACGCTTTTGGCGCCGTGGCACGTGTCCGCAACTGCATTTGCAACTCAATCCACCAGTTCTTTCAGGAACATGGGTTTCTCTATGTCCATACGCCCGTCATCACCGCAAGCGACTGTGAGGGTGCCGGAGAAATGTTCCGTGTTACCACACTGGACCTCGAAAATGTCCCGCGACAGGACGGCAGGATCGATTATTCGAAGGACTTCTTCGATCGTCCCGCCTACCTCACGGTGAGCGGGCAGTTAGAAGCTGAGATTTTCGCCACCGCACTCGGCAAGGTTTACACCTTTGGGCCCACTTTCCGTGCTGAAAACTCGAATACATCACGTCATCTGGCCGAATTCTGGATGATTGAACCGGAAATGGCCTTCTACGAACTTCCCGAAAACATGCAATTGGCGGAAGACTTTCTGAAACGCATTGCCTCTGACGTGCTGTCGAAATGTGGCGAAGACATGGAGTTCTTCAACCAAAGAATCGACGACACCGTATTGTCGACACTGCAAAAAATCATCGACAGCGACTTTGAACGTTTGACTTATACCGCAGCGATCGAACTGCTGGAGAAAAGTGGTAAGAAGTTCGATTTCCCAGTGAACTGGGGGACCGACCTTCAATCCGAACACGAACGCTTCTTGACCGAAGAACACTTTCATGGCCCCGTCATCCTCTATGACTACCCGCGATCCATCAAACCTTTTTACATGAAGGTCAACGACGATGACCGCACAGTCCGTGCCATGGATGTACTGGTCCCACGCGTCGGTGAAATCATTGGCGGCAGCCAACGTGAAGATCGACTCGATGTGCTCGAAGCAAGGATGCGGGAGCAAGGCCTGACTCCCGAGGACTACTGGTGGTATCTCGATCTCAGACGATTTGGCACCGTCCCGCATTCCGGTTTTGGGCTGGGATTAGAACGTGTAATCCAATTCGCTACCGGCATGACCAACATCCGGGACGTCATTCCCTTTCCCCGGACACCAGGCAGCGCCGATTTTTAG
- a CDS encoding orotidine 5'-phosphate decarboxylase — translation MNPIVQISLDLIDIDEAVQTARMARRAGVDWLEAGTPLLLSKGLLAVERLRAEFPDVPIVADLKTMDGGYLEAEMMAKAGATHVVVMSQAHEETIRCVVKAGRDYGVGVMGDNLAAQDMVAGAQRLADLGCGYVIHHIGYDERRGIAARGDRAPNPLDQLREIVQAVEVPVQAVGGLSLDQAIQTPKYGAPLVVLGAPLVIDSERFQTADGDLESSLARICEAIHAYGDVPLGGSS, via the coding sequence ATGAATCCGATTGTCCAAATCTCACTTGATTTGATCGACATCGATGAGGCAGTGCAAACGGCGCGGATGGCGCGTCGTGCTGGAGTCGATTGGCTCGAAGCTGGAACACCGTTGCTGCTGTCCAAAGGTTTGCTGGCGGTAGAGCGTTTGCGAGCCGAATTTCCTGACGTGCCGATTGTCGCCGATCTCAAAACGATGGATGGCGGTTACCTGGAAGCCGAAATGATGGCCAAGGCGGGAGCCACCCATGTGGTCGTCATGTCTCAGGCTCACGAAGAGACGATTCGCTGTGTTGTGAAGGCGGGGCGCGATTATGGGGTTGGTGTGATGGGCGATAACCTAGCTGCTCAGGATATGGTTGCCGGTGCTCAACGTCTCGCCGACTTAGGCTGTGGATATGTGATTCACCACATCGGCTACGATGAACGAAGAGGCATCGCAGCCCGTGGGGATCGCGCGCCGAATCCGCTTGATCAATTGCGAGAAATCGTTCAAGCGGTTGAGGTACCGGTCCAGGCTGTCGGGGGATTGTCACTCGATCAAGCGATCCAGACGCCCAAGTATGGAGCTCCACTTGTCGTGTTGGGGGCACCTCTGGTCATCGACAGTGAACGATTTCAAACTGCTGACGGTGATTTGGAATCTTCCTTGGCTCGGATTTGCGAAGCAATTCACGCCTATGGCGACGTCCCTCTGGGTGGTTCGTCATAA
- a CDS encoding divalent metal cation transporter, whose protein sequence is MNHTESKIEADRRMLEEAKSQGLGGKFATFAKLSGPGWLQSAITLGGGSLASSLFLGILGGYTLLWVQPLAMILGIIMLSAIGYVTLSTGQRPFHAIRDHVNPVLAWGWALAVAAANIVWCLPQYSLAFGVVSQNLLPGLFGQEGTVTQAGGDNGSYLSMAIVSSTLLIICTIITWSYDRGGWGIKLYETVLKVLVALIVLCFIGVVTVLTVNGAIDWGAVTQGIIPNFGQFWKPAASFEPMLANLDESAREYWSKLIVSKQQDVMFSAAATAVGINMTFLFPYSLLSKGWTREFRGLSIFDLSTGMFIPYVIATGCVVIAASAQFHTKVTDDFQVVGNKLVAPADLAGAYQGTLEQRMLANNDYARKQLQGTPANAVPALKAQMMAAFLAETSMSEQEIAAALVNRKAKHLSGALAPLTGKFVADIVFGLGVLAMALSTISLLMLISGFVFCEMFGFEPGSWFHRFGTLVAGVIGAFGPYIWSGASFYLAIPTSVFGLALLPFAYITFFLLMNQKSLLGDDMPRGGARVVWNLLMLVAAVTATAASLYVVYTKTLNGFGSGWYGLGGIGLLLGLILVVQFTRKPKHIPE, encoded by the coding sequence ATGAATCACACGGAATCAAAGATTGAAGCCGACCGCAGGATGCTGGAAGAGGCGAAATCCCAAGGCTTGGGTGGCAAGTTTGCAACGTTCGCCAAACTGTCTGGTCCGGGGTGGTTACAGAGTGCGATTACCTTGGGCGGCGGTTCTCTGGCAAGCAGCCTGTTTCTCGGAATCCTCGGTGGGTATACGTTACTGTGGGTTCAGCCGCTGGCAATGATACTCGGTATTATCATGTTGAGTGCAATCGGCTATGTGACCCTTTCCACCGGGCAACGGCCCTTTCACGCGATCCGTGATCACGTGAATCCTGTGCTCGCTTGGGGCTGGGCGTTGGCGGTCGCCGCAGCCAATATCGTTTGGTGCCTGCCTCAATACTCTCTCGCCTTCGGCGTCGTGAGTCAAAATCTCTTGCCCGGCCTGTTCGGACAAGAAGGAACCGTTACCCAGGCAGGTGGTGACAACGGTTCCTATTTGAGTATGGCCATCGTTTCATCAACTTTGTTGATTATCTGTACCATCATCACTTGGAGTTATGATCGGGGCGGTTGGGGAATCAAGCTCTATGAAACAGTGCTCAAGGTACTAGTCGCCTTGATCGTACTGTGCTTCATCGGCGTCGTTACCGTCTTGACAGTTAACGGCGCGATTGACTGGGGAGCCGTCACTCAGGGAATTATTCCGAACTTTGGCCAATTCTGGAAACCGGCGGCAAGTTTCGAACCGATGCTGGCCAATCTGGACGAATCAGCACGAGAATACTGGTCGAAACTGATCGTCTCCAAACAGCAAGATGTGATGTTCAGTGCCGCCGCGACTGCCGTCGGTATTAACATGACTTTTCTCTTTCCCTATTCGTTATTAAGCAAAGGTTGGACGCGCGAATTTCGCGGCCTGTCAATTTTCGATCTCTCAACCGGCATGTTCATTCCTTACGTGATCGCGACCGGCTGCGTGGTGATTGCCGCATCCGCTCAATTCCATACGAAGGTCACCGATGACTTCCAGGTGGTCGGAAACAAGCTGGTTGCCCCCGCCGACCTGGCCGGTGCCTATCAAGGCACCCTCGAACAGCGGATGTTGGCCAACAACGATTATGCGAGAAAACAACTCCAGGGAACGCCTGCGAACGCGGTTCCGGCGTTGAAGGCCCAGATGATGGCAGCTTTTCTTGCCGAAACCAGCATGTCCGAGCAAGAAATTGCAGCCGCTTTGGTCAATCGCAAGGCCAAACATCTGTCAGGTGCCCTCGCTCCTTTAACAGGCAAATTCGTTGCGGATATCGTCTTTGGACTTGGTGTTCTTGCCATGGCTCTATCGACAATCTCACTCTTGATGCTGATTTCAGGATTTGTTTTTTGCGAGATGTTTGGCTTTGAACCGGGCAGCTGGTTTCATCGCTTTGGAACCCTTGTCGCCGGCGTAATCGGCGCTTTTGGGCCTTACATTTGGAGCGGTGCGTCGTTCTACCTGGCTATCCCGACGTCAGTCTTTGGACTTGCCCTCCTACCCTTCGCCTACATCACGTTCTTCCTGCTGATGAACCAAAAATCGCTACTAGGTGACGACATGCCTCGTGGCGGAGCCCGCGTGGTCTGGAATCTGCTCATGCTGGTCGCAGCAGTCACCGCAACGGCTGCCAGCTTATACGTGGTCTACACCAAGACGCTGAATGGCTTTGGTTCCGGTTGGTATGGACTCGGCGGTATCGGCCTCCTGTTGGGACTGATCCTGGTCGTGCAATTCACGCGCAAACCAAAACACATCCCGGAATAG
- a CDS encoding sugar phosphate isomerase/epimerase: MADLAVFPKAFMDQLCVTGEMSLRSWIDMAADLDVDGLEFYSGFLDLKEKKSWKKIRKLVDEKGLTIPMLCCSPDFTHPDPEFRKEQIALEKTWIEMTSSLGGKYCRVLSGQRRPEVSHEDGMRYAVDAINACLPYAERRGVTLVIENHYKDNYWQYPEFAQKMDVFCELVDQIQAENFGVNYDPSNTLLAGEDPLELLERVKDRVVTMHASDRYLTEGTIEDLRKEEDSVGYAARLSHGVIGQGLNDYDAIFSTLQAAGFDGWVSIEDGVNGMEELRESVSFLRGKMIGFW, encoded by the coding sequence ATGGCTGATCTCGCAGTATTCCCCAAAGCGTTCATGGACCAGTTGTGTGTCACCGGCGAAATGTCGCTCCGCTCCTGGATCGATATGGCCGCCGACTTGGACGTCGATGGACTCGAATTCTATAGCGGCTTTTTAGACCTGAAAGAAAAGAAGTCGTGGAAGAAAATTCGTAAACTGGTCGACGAAAAAGGGCTTACCATCCCCATGCTCTGCTGCTCACCCGATTTTACCCATCCGGATCCTGAGTTTCGCAAGGAACAGATCGCGTTGGAGAAAACTTGGATTGAGATGACCTCCTCGTTGGGCGGTAAATACTGTCGCGTCTTATCAGGGCAACGTCGGCCTGAGGTTTCCCACGAAGACGGCATGCGATACGCCGTCGATGCGATTAACGCTTGTTTACCCTATGCCGAAAGGCGGGGTGTCACACTCGTGATCGAAAATCATTACAAGGACAACTATTGGCAATATCCTGAGTTCGCTCAAAAAATGGATGTGTTCTGTGAACTGGTCGATCAGATTCAAGCGGAAAACTTTGGTGTGAATTATGATCCGAGCAATACGTTGCTTGCCGGCGAAGATCCCTTGGAACTACTCGAACGCGTGAAAGATCGCGTGGTCACCATGCATGCGAGCGATCGCTATTTGACGGAAGGTACGATCGAAGATTTGCGAAAGGAAGAAGATTCCGTCGGCTACGCCGCTCGACTATCGCACGGTGTGATCGGACAAGGCCTGAATGATTACGACGCGATTTTTTCCACATTGCAGGCTGCCGGCTTCGACGGTTGGGTGAGCATCGAAGACGGAGTCAATGGCATGGAAGAGTTGCGTGAGAGTGTCAGCTTCTTGCGCGGCAAAATGATCGGCTTCTGGTAG
- a CDS encoding DNA-directed RNA polymerase subunit alpha C-terminal domain-containing protein, with the protein MSTRIPLITADEQTKSLNERLDMSTAEIGLSVRTTNCLEERGIFTVQDLLNCTREDLLSISNFGEKTLEEVYSSLETIGFFRNNRRPR; encoded by the coding sequence ATGTCGACTCGTATTCCGTTGATCACCGCCGACGAACAGACGAAAAGTCTCAATGAACGACTTGATATGAGTACCGCGGAGATCGGCTTGTCCGTGCGTACAACCAATTGTTTGGAGGAGCGAGGCATTTTCACCGTTCAAGATCTTTTGAATTGCACGCGTGAAGACTTGCTGAGTATCTCGAACTTCGGTGAGAAAACATTGGAAGAAGTCTACAGCTCTTTAGAAACGATTGGTTTTTTTCGAAATAACCGTCGGCCCCGCTAA